Within the Cupriavidus malaysiensis genome, the region GGCCGCGTTCGCCGATCAGGCGGCAGCCCAGGCTTTCCAGCGCGGCCCGCACCGTGAAGGCATCGCGCACGTCCTTGGGCTGGAAGCGGCGCACCAGGAAGCCCCGGTTGGGCTGGTAGGTCAGCAGTCCTTCGTCGGCCAGCCGTGCCAGCGCATCGCGTACCGGCGTGCGCGACACCCCCAGCTCCTGCGCCAGCGTGACCTCCATCAGGTGGGAGCCCGGCGGGATCTCGCCGTCGAAGATGCGGTTGCGCAGCACGTCGGCGACGGAGAGCGCGCGCGTGCGGGAAGACTCGGGGGATGCCATGGCTCGTTACGGGGTTCAGTCAGCGTGGATGTGGCGGCTGCGGATGAGATTACCCCATAAAGTCCGCTCGTCCGCAAGGAAGCGCGCCGTCTGCGCGGGCGGGGGCGAGAAGGTCTCGGCGCCGCTGGCGGCGATGGCCTGCGCCAGGCGCGGGTCGTCGAGCGCCCTGGCCAGCGCCGCGCGCAGCCGCGCGGCGAGGTCCGGCGCGGTGCCCGCGCGCGTGAACAGGCAGGTCCAGCTGTAGATCTCCACCGGCACGCCGGACTCCGCCAGGGTGGGCACGTCCGGCAGGGCCGCGACGCGCGTGCGTGAGGTCACCGCCAGCGCGCGCAGCGCGCCGCTGCGGATGTGTGGCAGCACCGTGGCCGGGTTGGAAAACATCATCTGCACCTGGCCGCCGATGGTGTCCGCGATGGCCGGCGCGTTGCCGCGATAGGGAATGTGCGTCAGCGCGATCCCGGCCGTCTGCGCGAACAGCTCGCCCGACAGGTGGGAGGTATTGCCGTTGCCCGCGCTGGCGAAGTTGATCTGCGCCGGCCGCGCGCGCGCCAGGCGCAGCAGCTCGGCCACGTTGTGCGCGGGCAGCGACGGGTTGACCACCAGCACATTGGGCCCGCGGCTGACGCAGCCGACCGGGCTGAAGTCGCGCGCCGCGTCATAGGGCGGGCGCGACAGCATCAGCGGGGCATTGATCTGGTCGGCCGGCGTGCCCAGCAGCAGGGTATAGCCGTCGGCCGGCGCGCGCAGCACCTGCGCCGCGCCGAGCGTGCCGCCGGCGCCGCTCTTGTTTTCCACGATCACCGACTGGCCCAGCTGGCGCGACAGATTGTTCGAGAGCAGGCGGGCGATGGTGTCGGTGGTGCCGCCCGCGGGAAAGGGCACCACCAGCGTGAGCGGCCGCGCGGGCCAGGTTTCGGCATATGCGCAGGGGCCGAAGGTGAATGCGGCGGCCATGCCGAGCAGCAGGCAACGGGTGGCGCGGCGGGCTTTTCCAAACGGATGCATCACAGGTCTCCTTTGTCTGTATGCATGCATGATAGCCTTAAACTGGCATAAAACACGAATTATCCGATTGTAAATTCCCAATCATGTATGCATACTGTTCGCAGTTCGATCAGGAGACGGAAATGCGAAAGACCACCAGGTTGTCCCAACTCATCCATGCCCCGGAGCTGCTCGTGATGCCGGGTGCATTCGATGCGCTCTCGGCGCGCATCGTCCAGGAGGCCGGCTTCGCGGCCGTGCAGTGTTCCGGCTTCGGTATTTCGGTGAGCCGGCTGGGCCTGCCGGATTACAGCTTCCTGGCCTTCTCGGACATGGTCGAGGCCACCCGCCGCATCGTCGATGCGGTCGAGCTGCCGGTCATGGCCGACGGCGATACCGGCTTCGGCAATGCGGTCAACGCCTGGTACGCGGTGCGCGCCTTCGAGCGCATCGGCTGTGCCGGCGTCAACATCGAAGACCAGCTCATGCCCAAGCGCTGCGGCCACCTGGAGGGCAAGTCGCTGATCCCGCTCGACGAGGCCGTGCAGAAGATCCGCGCCTGCGCCGAGGCGCGCACCGATGCCGATTTCGTCATCAATGCGCGCACTGACGCGCTTGCCGTGGGCGGCATCGGCGAAGTGATCCGGCGCGGCAATGCCTACCTGGAGGCGGGCGCCACCATGGTCTTCATCGACGGCATGACGTCCAAGGCGCTGGCGCGCGAGGCGGTGGCCGGCATCCGCGGCCCGGTGGCGATCAATGTGGTGGAGGGCGGCAAATCGCCCGAGGCCTTCACTTTTGCCGAGATGGAGGCGATGGGCATCGCGCGCGTGAGCCTGCCGGGCACGCTGATGCTGGCCGCGATCCAGGGCATGCGCGATGCCCTGGCGGCGGTGCGCGCCAACGGCTATGCCGGCGGCCCCGGGGCGCGGCTGGCGGATTTCCGCGCGCAGCTCGACCTGGTCGGCTTCGCCGAGGTGTTCGCGCTGGAGCAGCGCTACCTGTCCGCGCTGGCGGCGCCGGCCGCGGTGCAATGAAGGCGCCGCGCGCGCTGGCTGACCGGCACCCGCCGAGGAGGAATCCCATGCAGGCAAGACCCCGCAACATCATCGAGAAGATCTGGGAGCAGCACGTGGTGGCCGAGCTCGAACACGAGCAGGCGCTGCTGCACGTCGACCGCATCCTGCTGCACGACCGCGCCGGCCCGCGCGTGCTGGCGGCGCTGCGCGAGGCGGGCCGCGCCGTGGCCCGGCCCGGCCTGGTGTTCGGCACCATGGACCATATCATCGACACCCAGCCCGGGCGCGGCGACGACACGCTGGTGCCCGGCGGCCGGGCCTTCATCGAAGGGCTGCGCGCCGAGGCGCGCGGCGCCGGCATCCGGCTGTTCGACCTGGGCGATCCGCAACAGGGCATCGCCCACGTGATCTCGCCCGAGCTGGGCATCGCGCTGCCCGGCACCACGCTGGTCTGCTGCGACAGCCATACCTGCACCGTCGGCGGCATCGGCGCGCTGGCCTGGGGCATCGGCACGACCGAGGGCGAGCATGCGGTGGCCACCCAGTGCCTGGTGCGCGCCCGTCCGCGCACGCTGCGCGTGACGTTGCACGGCCGCCCCGGGCCCGGCGTCTCGGCCAAGGACATGGTGCTGGCGCTGATCGCCCGCTTCGGCGTGCGCGGCGGCGACGGCCACGCCATCGAGTTCGACGGCGAGGCCGTGCGCGCGCTGGAGGTGGAGGGCCGGCTGACGCTGTGCAATATGGCGGTCGAATTCGGCGCCTGGACCGGGCTGGTGGCGCCCGATGCGCGCACCGTCGAATGGCTGGCCGGGCGCCCCTACGCGCCGGCCGGCGCGGACTGGGAGGCGGCCGTGGCGGACTGGGAGGCGCTGCGCTCGGACGAGGGCGCGCACTGGGACCGCGTCCTCGAACTCGACTGCGCAGGGCTGGCGCCGCAGGTCAGCTGGGGGACCAATCCCGGCCAGGCCGGCGCCATCGACGCGGCGGTGCCGCAGCCGGCCGACGCCGACGCGCGGCGCGCGCTGGACTACATGGCCGTGCAGCCGGGCCGGCCGCTGCAGGGCATCCCGATCGACGCGGCCTTCATCGGCTCCTGTACCAACAGCCGCCTGCCCGACCTGCGCGCGGCCGCTGCCGTCGTGCGCGGCCGCCGCGTCGCGCCGGGGGTCAAGGCCATCGTGGTGCCGGGCTCCAGCGGGGTCAAGCGCGCGGCCGAGGCCGAAGGGCTGGACCACGTCTTCCGCGCGGCCGGTTTCGAATGGCGCGAGAGCGGCTGTTCACTGTGCTTCTTCGCCGGCGGCGACCACTTCGACCAGCCGGACCGGCCGGGGCGGCGCGTGATCACCAGCACCAACCGCAATTTCGAGGGCCGCCAGGGGCCCGGCGTGCGCTCGCACCTGGCCAGCCCCGCCACGGTGGCGGCGTCGGCCCTCG harbors:
- a CDS encoding tripartite tricarboxylate transporter substrate binding protein; the encoded protein is MHPFGKARRATRCLLLGMAAAFTFGPCAYAETWPARPLTLVVPFPAGGTTDTIARLLSNNLSRQLGQSVIVENKSGAGGTLGAAQVLRAPADGYTLLLGTPADQINAPLMLSRPPYDAARDFSPVGCVSRGPNVLVVNPSLPAHNVAELLRLARARPAQINFASAGNGNTSHLSGELFAQTAGIALTHIPYRGNAPAIADTIGGQVQMMFSNPATVLPHIRSGALRALAVTSRTRVAALPDVPTLAESGVPVEIYSWTCLFTRAGTAPDLAARLRAALARALDDPRLAQAIAASGAETFSPPPAQTARFLADERTLWGNLIRSRHIHAD
- a CDS encoding isocitrate lyase/PEP mutase family protein, whose amino-acid sequence is MRKTTRLSQLIHAPELLVMPGAFDALSARIVQEAGFAAVQCSGFGISVSRLGLPDYSFLAFSDMVEATRRIVDAVELPVMADGDTGFGNAVNAWYAVRAFERIGCAGVNIEDQLMPKRCGHLEGKSLIPLDEAVQKIRACAEARTDADFVINARTDALAVGGIGEVIRRGNAYLEAGATMVFIDGMTSKALAREAVAGIRGPVAINVVEGGKSPEAFTFAEMEAMGIARVSLPGTLMLAAIQGMRDALAAVRANGYAGGPGARLADFRAQLDLVGFAEVFALEQRYLSALAAPAAVQ
- a CDS encoding 3-isopropylmalate dehydratase large subunit: MQARPRNIIEKIWEQHVVAELEHEQALLHVDRILLHDRAGPRVLAALREAGRAVARPGLVFGTMDHIIDTQPGRGDDTLVPGGRAFIEGLRAEARGAGIRLFDLGDPQQGIAHVISPELGIALPGTTLVCCDSHTCTVGGIGALAWGIGTTEGEHAVATQCLVRARPRTLRVTLHGRPGPGVSAKDMVLALIARFGVRGGDGHAIEFDGEAVRALEVEGRLTLCNMAVEFGAWTGLVAPDARTVEWLAGRPYAPAGADWEAAVADWEALRSDEGAHWDRVLELDCAGLAPQVSWGTNPGQAGAIDAAVPQPADADARRALDYMAVQPGRPLQGIPIDAAFIGSCTNSRLPDLRAAAAVVRGRRVAPGVKAIVVPGSSGVKRAAEAEGLDHVFRAAGFEWRESGCSLCFFAGGDHFDQPDRPGRRVITSTNRNFEGRQGPGVRSHLASPATVAASALAGCIADPRPLLS